The genomic DNA TATACATGATCCCGGTGATGATCACGATCAGGGTCATCAAGAGGCTCAAAGCCGGGGGCAGATGCCAGAAATCGAATCCATAGGATTCCTCCCATGACATGACATGACCCAGGGTGAAGATCGGTACCAGGATAAGGCAAATATGAAACAAAAACGACATAAGTGTAAAAGTCGGACGCTTACGCATATTCACACTGCCATACGGTATTATCCAGTGGAAGATCGAACGCACTCCGAACTTCATGCTCAAATAGGGCAGAACCACTTTATCCTTTTTAGTCTGGCTTATGATAGAGATTATGCGGATGATACTTCCAATGATCAACACACCGAATGCTATCCAGACCAGAAGACCGCGCGTGAATTCGTACATGCCCTCATTTTCCTTTCACTAAGTTTACGGAACTCACCCAAGCAGATCGGAGACCTTTTTGACCTCGCGAATATACTTGCCATCCTCGATATATCTCAAAAGCAGATTATTTCCATCCGGTTCGACAACTGGATCCCAGAATTTATCGAACCCGCCCATTTTTAGTGAACCGTCTGCGGCCAGGTGATATTTACCATCTTTTTCGACTTTGGCCAGTACACGGGCAGAGTCGGCCGTGAAGACCGGGTCCCAGACCATATCGAAATCCTGATGCCAGGTTTTTCCGTCAGCGCAGATCGTCCATCGGTTTTCGTCTTTGACTACCGCCGCGGCTCGGTTCCCATCGGGTGAAAACACCGGTTCAAGAACCATGTCACGGAATGTCTGTCCCCAGGGTCTATCGTCGATCACGATCGTCCAGCGTCCGAATTCAACCGAACCGATTGCCGCCAACTTCTTGCCCCCGGGAGCGAACTGCGGTTTCCAGAGTTGCGAGAAACGTGTTTTCCAGATCAATTCGCCGTTTGCGGCCATTCGCCAGGCACCCTCATGTCTTACAGGCGCGACGACTTTCGAGCCATCCGGGCTGAAAACCGGCTCCCAGACACAACCGTATTTCTGCGACCAGTCCCTGCTGTCGACCGAAAGCGAGTAATCGGCAATATCGGTACGTATTTCAGCCGCAACACTGCTGTTGTCGGGGCTGAATATCGGTCGCCAGGTATTGATATATTTACTGTCCCAGGCTTTTCCGTCGACCGCCACAGACCAGACACCTTCAAAGAACTTGAAAACATCGGCCTCGCCCAGGGGTTCGACCTGTACAGTTGCGGCTGTATGCTTGCCGTCGGGGCTGAGCGTAAAATCCCGCATGGCCTGGAAACGATTTTCCCAGGGTTTGTCGTCGACAACTACGCCGTATTCAAATTCGCTTTTATAAGCCAGCGCGATGGCCGGGCTGTTTTTGGCAAACTGCGGGTTCCAGATGAACTCGAAGCGGTTTTCCCAGGGCTTGCCGTCCACAACCAAAGTCCACATATCATCGATACGCGCCAGGCAGATTAGATGACCATGCGGAGTAAAACGCAGGTACCAGGCCAGTTCAAACGATTCCGGCCATTTTTCGCCGTTGACGATGGCCGTAAAGGTGTCATCCTCAGCCTGACCCAGAACAGCGATTTTATCGCCATCGGGGCTGACAGCGTACTCGTCCACTCGCTTGAACTGGTTTGTGAGGGAATTTATATCGATGATTTCCTGTTTGCCTGTCTGCCAGTTGACCTTGTCAGCGTCTGCCATACCACTCTCCCCGCCCGGGTTGTAGATATGCAACCATACCCGGAGTTTGTGAAGAAACTACCAAGCTATGGTTAAATTTGAGTTTCCGCCTATTAAAATACGCAAGCTTCTGCCATCTCGCTTGAGAATTTTGTAACAAGCATAGAGGGAAATATTAAAACCGGGACAAATAAATGTCAAGCAATAAAGTATAAAAATCATTCCTTATTTGTTTGGTAATAAATAGCTTAACAGTCCAGTATAGATTTCAGATGT from Candidatus Zixiibacteriota bacterium includes the following:
- a CDS encoding nitrate reductase; translated protein: MYEFTRGLLVWIAFGVLIIGSIIRIISIISQTKKDKVVLPYLSMKFGVRSIFHWIIPYGSVNMRKRPTFTLMSFLFHICLILVPIFTLGHVMSWEESYGFDFWHLPPALSLLMTLIVIITGIMYIARRIGDPTVRYVSSWKEYLLMALVLAPFVTGLLARFQVFDYRTIIIIHIWSGAIWLMAIPFTWLSHMLFFPFTRAYMGSEFGYVRSSRDW
- a CDS encoding WD40 repeat domain-containing protein, with amino-acid sequence MADADKVNWQTGKQEIIDINSLTNQFKRVDEYAVSPDGDKIAVLGQAEDDTFTAIVNGEKWPESFELAWYLRFTPHGHLICLARIDDMWTLVVDGKPWENRFEFIWNPQFAKNSPAIALAYKSEFEYGVVVDDKPWENRFQAMRDFTLSPDGKHTAATVQVEPLGEADVFKFFEGVWSVAVDGKAWDSKYINTWRPIFSPDNSSVAAEIRTDIADYSLSVDSRDWSQKYGCVWEPVFSPDGSKVVAPVRHEGAWRMAANGELIWKTRFSQLWKPQFAPGGKKLAAIGSVEFGRWTIVIDDRPWGQTFRDMVLEPVFSPDGNRAAAVVKDENRWTICADGKTWHQDFDMVWDPVFTADSARVLAKVEKDGKYHLAADGSLKMGGFDKFWDPVVEPDGNNLLLRYIEDGKYIREVKKVSDLLG